GATAGAGCATATTGAAAATAGGCACCTGAAAATTAACTGAAAACGAACGTTCCTCGAATGGAAGTTCGATGGCGGGGGTGTTGGGTTGTAAATGGTAGGTGGTATCCTGAGTGCTGAGGTTTAGCACCTGTAAGTGGAATTTCGGATTCTTTTTCTTTTGTATTTCTGAAGGAAAAAACTGTTCAATGCCTTTAGACCCTGCGGCAAGCACCCCAAAAGTTCGGTTGTAGGCAATGGCACCATCATTAAACTCAACATTGTATATACCATCTTCATGAGTATAGTTCTGAATGGCATGGGATTCAAGATCAATAACTGAAATACCCGTGTTGGTGGTCACCCAGGCTTGCTGATCATCGTCGAGGGTTACCGCATGAATATTATTATTATCGAGCCCATTGGATTTATTGTAGATCTGATCCTCAAAAAATTCCAATCCGTTGAATCGAATGATATAAAGGCCATTGGTTGTGGCCAGCAGCAACTGCCCAGTAAGCGGGTTGAGTTTAATCTGAATAACGTCGAGGTAATTGTTCGCTCCAATGTAATTGTTAGTCATCTGATGTTTCAGTGCATTATAGCGAAAGATGCCATTACCGCGGGTAGCAATCCAATAAATGTTCGGTTTTTCCTCGATAATACTGTATACCACAGTATTTGTCAATCCTTGCGCTTGGGCAATTTGTTCTACTTTATCAACCGTAAACTGATGCCCCTTTTGGGATATTTTCAGGTGAAAGACGCCCTTACCGCTTGTGCCAAGCCACAAATCGCCACGGAAATCCTCCGTAATTGCATAGACATGACCAATTTTTTGAAGGAGGCCTTCATCTTCTTTGGAAAAGGAAAAATCTTCAGGGAAACGATATTTACGTCCATTAGGAGCGTACATTAGCATGCCCGGGCTGTCGGTGCCCACCCAAAGATTTTGGTGTTGGTCTTTGAGCATTTTTAGGGTTTTCTCATCGCCCGTGGCGATACTTTTCATCGGTGTATCTTCTTTGAAAACCTTGATTCCATCGTTATTAGTGCCCAGAAATAGGTTTTTCCCATCCACTAAAATGGCGCGCGTGGAGTGGTTGAGGGCTTGCTGATGATCTAAATAATTGAAAGCATAGGGAGAGTTATTGACAATATAAAGCCCATCGCCATCGGTAGAAACCAGCAGGATATTCCTGTTCACCTCACGTACTTCCCATATTTTTGCCTTAATATGCCTGATTTGATCCAGGCATTTGGTCATGTTTCTTACTTTCCATTCACCTGTAGTCAACAAGCATTGTTTTAGTTCTCCTTGATCACTGCCAATCCAAAAACCATTTTGTGACCGGTTAATCGTCGAAGTATTTCCTATTCCCGAAATAATTTGGTTTTGATTCGTTTCGCAATTATAAATTTGCAGCTGATGATTTTTCAGTTGCCGTATAAGTATAGTGCTATTATTAAAGTTGAGGAGTTTCTCGTAAGAACTTTGACCATGAAGGAAAACGTCATCAATTTTTTCCACATGCTGACCAAGGCTTAAAATGGTCAGCTTTTGTTTTTCCTGATCAAACAAGTAAAGTAAATTTTTTCGCACCATAAAGGTGTACTGATCGGAGAGGTCGTATTGCCCCAGCTTTTGCTTGGGCAAAATCAGTTCAAATAGATCTCTTTTCGGATTATATCGGCCAATTCCCCAAGAGGCAATGCTCAGCCAAATATCCTTGCCTGCCCTGAAGAACTTCATTTTGGTTTCATCGAAAGCGGGGATTGGCAATTGCTGAAGGTAATTCTTTGCCTCTCCATTGGCGGTGTTGATACAGCTTACTCCTCGTTTGGTCAGAAGCCATAAATGCTTATCCCCAGGTTGGGGAGGAAGAATTCTTACGATAATATTATTGGGTATCGAGTAGGGGTTATCGTGATTGAAAGTAAAGGTGGTAAGCCGTTTTTCCGTGAATTTATTCAGCCCATCCCAAGTTCCCAGCCAAATGTTACCGTTCGGATCGATGACCGAAGAAGTGATGGCGGCATTTGAAATCCCATTGGTCTTATTGATGTTGAACGATGGGAAATTTTGGGTAAATTTCAGACTTTGTGCCTTTGTTTCAAATACTATTATTTGAAAAAGTACGATAAATAGGTTGATAATCAATTTTTTATGATTGAAAAATTTCATATCCTATGATGTAAATTCGAAAAACTAAATCGTATAATATGATGCAAAAGTAATAGGATTTGTCGTGTGAGCAATAGATTGACCGCTGATATTGCTGAAAATTTTTTAAGACACAAAAGTAACGACATGGATATTGCGAAGAGAGAAAAACAAAATCCACTTTTAGGACCAAATGACTTCACACCACTTTTAGAGAACAGTAAAATTGAGTGTCTATTAAATCCGGGGGTGTTTGAATTTGACGGAAAAGTTGGCTTGTTGTTAAGAGTTGCTGAACGGCCACAGCAGAGAGAAGGAGAAATATCGTTCCCTGTTTTAAATGAAGAAAACAAGATTGAAATCTTAACTTTTCCTACTGACCATCCAGAAATTGACCTCACCGACCCACGGGTAATATTATACCAGGGCAAAAATTACTTGACCACCCTCTCTTATTTACTTCCTGTTTTCAGTGAGGATGGCATCAATTTTAAGGCGGATCCAGCCTTCCCTGCGGTATTGCCGAGTGGAGCAGATGAGGCTTTTGGTATTGAAGATTGCCGAGTTTGTTTCATGGAAGGGAAGTACCACCTGACCTTCACAAAGGTAAGTTCCACGGGTGTGGGCGTAGGATATATGACCACCTCCGACTGGAAAAATTTTGACCGACACGGCATGATTCTGCCAGCTCATAATAAAGATTGTGCAATTTTTACGGAAAAAGTGGGGGAGAAATATTACCTCCTGCACCGACCAAGCAGTCCTGAAATTGGCGGCAACTATATCTGGACCGCAGAATCCATGGATCTTTTGCACTGGGGAAATCATAAATGCATTGCACAGACGAGAAAAGGCATGTGGGATGAAACCCGCATTGGTGCAGGTGCCGCCCCAATCAAAACGGCAGAAGGCTGGCTGGAGATTTACCATGGTGCCAATGCCGATCACCGTTACTGTTTAGGTGCGTTGTTATTGGATTTAAACGATCCCACCAAGGTGTTGGCACGTTCTACAACGCCTATCATGGAGCCTGTGGCGGAATATGAGTGCACCGGATTTTTCGGAAACGTGGTTTTCACCAATGGGCACCTTGTTGAAGGGGATAAATTAATCATGTATTATGGCGCCAGCGATGAGGTGGTGTGTCGTGCAGAATTTTCTATTGATCAGATTTTGAATTCGCTTAAAGACTAATCTGATGAAAGAAAAGATCTTGAACGAATGGAAGGCCTTTAAGAGCCTTCCAAAACAAGTACGCGTATTGCTTGAAACCAATATGATGTACGCTTTTGTATTGCCGATTGTAGAGCTTTTTGTGGGGGCTTATATCATGAGGAGCTCCTCGAATCCTACTTTGGTGATCAAATATCAAATGGCCTTGTACACGGGAATTCCCATCACTTTTTTGCTGAATGGGTATCTTCTCCGTTATGTGGATATTAGGAAATTGTATTCAGTAGGGATGTTGCTCAGTGGGGTTTCCATGACCGTCATGATGCAATTGAAAGAAATGAATACCACTGGCATTATGATGGCCGGTTTGATTATGGGTTGTTCCTATGGATTGTTTTGGTCCAACAGGGACTTTCTGGCCCTTGAAACCACCAACGACGACAACAGAAACTACTATTATGGGATTGAGACCTTTTTCTATACCATTTGTTTTATTGTTGTTCCAGCGGTAATTGGTGCATTTTTAGGGCAAGCAGAGCAGGGCTTGCTTGGAAGTATTGATATTCAGACTGGTTATCACCTGGTTACAGGTCTGGTATTCATATTGACAATCATTGCAAGTATTGTGATTCACGCTGATAAGTTCCACAACCCCAAGCAAAAGCGGTTCATTTATTTTAAATTTGAGAAGCTCTGGAACAAGCTGTTATTGCTTTCTGGCTTAAAGGGTTTGGTGCAGGGATATTTGGTGACGGCTCCTGCAATTTTGATCATGAAACTTTTGGGCGATGAGAGTACATTAGGTACTGTACAGGCTTTCAGTGGGATTGCCACGGCTATTTTGCTGTATTATTTGGGCAGAAAAACCAAACCCAAACACCGTTTGATCATCCTTAGCGTTGGAATTATGATCTTCTTAGTGGGGACACTTTTTAATGCTTACTGGTTTTCAGGCTTTGGGGTGATTGCTTTTGTATTGTGTAAAGTATTGTTCATGCCTTTGCATGATATTGCATATTTCCCTATTCAAATGCGCGTTATCGATGTGGTTTCTGCCAAAGAGAAGCGTAACGAGTTTGCTTATATTTTTAATCATGAATTTGGCCTGTATATCGGGCGTATTTTTGGACTTGGAATGTACATCGTTCTGGCCACCTATGTGTCAGAGAATTTTGCACTGAGATATGCCTTGGTGGTCGTTGCCGCAATTCAGGTATTGTCAATCCCAATGGCAAAAAATATCATTAAAGATTCCAAGAGTTCCGATCAGGAAAAATTAGTTCAGTATGAAGAAGAGACTATTTAATATTGTATTAGTCGCTGCAATTTTTGGTGGCATCACGGCTTGTAACAAAGCCGAGCAAGCCACACCTGTAGCACAAAAAGGCATTCACAAAGTGACTAAAATGCCACAGCATCCGAAGCCTTACCATATGATTAACTGGAAGGAAAAGGCGCAGGATTTTGATAAATATGTTTACGACTGGCACGCCAAAGGGCCTTTCAAACCATTTATCTGGAAGGATACCTCGCACCGAAATATGGACCAGGATACTTATGGTTTATATACCGTAGTGGGAGATG
This sequence is a window from Persicobacter psychrovividus. Protein-coding genes within it:
- a CDS encoding helix-turn-helix domain-containing protein, whose translation is MKFFNHKKLIINLFIVLFQIIVFETKAQSLKFTQNFPSFNINKTNGISNAAITSSVIDPNGNIWLGTWDGLNKFTEKRLTTFTFNHDNPYSIPNNIIVRILPPQPGDKHLWLLTKRGVSCINTANGEAKNYLQQLPIPAFDETKMKFFRAGKDIWLSIASWGIGRYNPKRDLFELILPKQKLGQYDLSDQYTFMVRKNLLYLFDQEKQKLTILSLGQHVEKIDDVFLHGQSSYEKLLNFNNSTILIRQLKNHQLQIYNCETNQNQIISGIGNTSTINRSQNGFWIGSDQGELKQCLLTTGEWKVRNMTKCLDQIRHIKAKIWEVREVNRNILLVSTDGDGLYIVNNSPYAFNYLDHQQALNHSTRAILVDGKNLFLGTNNDGIKVFKEDTPMKSIATGDEKTLKMLKDQHQNLWVGTDSPGMLMYAPNGRKYRFPEDFSFSKEDEGLLQKIGHVYAITEDFRGDLWLGTSGKGVFHLKISQKGHQFTVDKVEQIAQAQGLTNTVVYSIIEEKPNIYWIATRGNGIFRYNALKHQMTNNYIGANNYLDVIQIKLNPLTGQLLLATTNGLYIIRFNGLEFFEDQIYNKSNGLDNNNIHAVTLDDDQQAWVTTNTGISVIDLESHAIQNYTHEDGIYNVEFNDGAIAYNRTFGVLAAGSKGIEQFFPSEIQKKKNPKFHLQVLNLSTQDTTYHLQPNTPAIELPFEERSFSVNFQVPIFNMLYHDFRFEYTLKGLENSYTSTSTNTIRYTNLPAGKYDLVIKAYRQSSPQSSVSTHLKIDVQPPWYSTPLAKVIYGLLVLFSSISGIYLFASLERKKGEERLKLSEDAAQQKSIDEMVNMYRSIIDEVKEPVSLLLPAATILHDKNHIPANQRIINSILENTKLLKNIYLELEERRELKRETLVVHQHWTDFSTVLNEVICSFTHLPHLFFNLQLSASAVGYTNEKLLRRITFKIISEVIKHQQQVMNIAIQLEMVEDMVKIGFEVGIATLNSEIKKHLRPQGHTYDLINNLASRNRGKANIDFTDSHLKICLEFATEKDINGEEQAFSEKFDPEEFNVIQPFIGIQNDFKGSGDKKVLLITPSNDILLLVKEIIGLDCSLYRRVIPEEVLEFFTHKTVDLIIFDTNHNDKIIHRTIKKIKNHHKTNAIPIIQLSDKKEDEIRMAALEIGVDSFIPKPFHPKHLKIRVASLLKNKAAQQTSSQKEKIPLPASGEFPLFEYPNKHFDDATLTLDTWAEQMNISKSHLHKLVKEQANCTPLQYITEKRMQLATQLLEEKLPINEVFEKVGYGNRLQFFRAFKKTFGISPAEYKKKPAKTS
- a CDS encoding glycoside hydrolase family 130 protein, producing MDIAKREKQNPLLGPNDFTPLLENSKIECLLNPGVFEFDGKVGLLLRVAERPQQREGEISFPVLNEENKIEILTFPTDHPEIDLTDPRVILYQGKNYLTTLSYLLPVFSEDGINFKADPAFPAVLPSGADEAFGIEDCRVCFMEGKYHLTFTKVSSTGVGVGYMTTSDWKNFDRHGMILPAHNKDCAIFTEKVGEKYYLLHRPSSPEIGGNYIWTAESMDLLHWGNHKCIAQTRKGMWDETRIGAGAAPIKTAEGWLEIYHGANADHRYCLGALLLDLNDPTKVLARSTTPIMEPVAEYECTGFFGNVVFTNGHLVEGDKLIMYYGASDEVVCRAEFSIDQILNSLKD
- a CDS encoding MFS transporter; this translates as MKEKILNEWKAFKSLPKQVRVLLETNMMYAFVLPIVELFVGAYIMRSSSNPTLVIKYQMALYTGIPITFLLNGYLLRYVDIRKLYSVGMLLSGVSMTVMMQLKEMNTTGIMMAGLIMGCSYGLFWSNRDFLALETTNDDNRNYYYGIETFFYTICFIVVPAVIGAFLGQAEQGLLGSIDIQTGYHLVTGLVFILTIIASIVIHADKFHNPKQKRFIYFKFEKLWNKLLLLSGLKGLVQGYLVTAPAILIMKLLGDESTLGTVQAFSGIATAILLYYLGRKTKPKHRLIILSVGIMIFLVGTLFNAYWFSGFGVIAFVLCKVLFMPLHDIAYFPIQMRVIDVVSAKEKRNEFAYIFNHEFGLYIGRIFGLGMYIVLATYVSENFALRYALVVVAAIQVLSIPMAKNIIKDSKSSDQEKLVQYEEETI